The genomic interval TGGCAGTGGCGGGTTAAAGCGCTAGCAGAGGTCGACGAGCGAGGAGGGAGGCAGTGAGTACCCACTGGCGGTGGCTTGGTcgtaggagagagagagagagggggcgACGCGTGTCGTAGGGGAGATAGTCTCAGGCGTCTTGCATGTGTGAGGGAGCAAAGAGACGGCGCAAGGCGACGGTATGCCTGAGGCAGTGACATTCATGAGAGGCGACGGGTGTGGCGATGGTGAGAAGCTGTCAGCATTCCTGTGAGAACACGGTTGCTATGCTAGCACCACATGGAGGGTGCAACGAGACCGTCGACGAGGCATCGTAGGAAGAAGAGGTGGCGTGAGCGTCGACATATGGTGAAGGCGGAGAGAGGAAGTCAGCGGCCATTGGAAACGACCTCGTcgtggaagagagagagagagggtcaGTGTTGATGTTGGAGGTAGGCGGCACTGGTTAAGGGAGGCGCCGCAGTGGCGGTCTCATACATGAGATTCGGTGGCGACCTCTAGAGGCCATGGCTGCCTACCCCCAGCATCAGCGccgactctctctctctctctctccctctcttccgcgACTTCCTCTCGCCACCTTCGCCGTATGTCGGCGCTCACGCCACCTCTTTATCTTGTGATGCCTCATCGACGGACTCGTCGCAGCCTCCGCGTGGCCCTAGTACAGTAGCCATGTTCTCACAGGAACGCTAATAGCTTCTCGTTGCCTCTCATGCACGCCACCACCTTAGTCATACCGTCACCTCACGTAGTCTCTAATTGCTCCCTCACACATGCAAGACGTCGGAGACGATCTCCCCTACAGCATGCGTCCCCTCTctctcgctctctctctctctctctctccctcccaCGACCAGGCCACCGCCAGTGGGTACTCGCTGCCTCCCTCGTTGCTTGTCGATCTTCGCTACCACTTCAACAAGCCACTGCCACGAGGGCTCATGTGTCACCTCCCTCTTTAACACCTCTGCCAGCACCTGAGTAGGGCTTCGTCCTCTCTCCCTCAGTGCTCGCACCAGGCCGTCACCACCTCTAGCAGTCACCACCTCCAGCGGCCGCTGCCTCCAGCGGCCCTCGACCCTCTCTAACGCCAAGGGCTTGTCCTCGTGCTACGATCAACCTGTGCGGCCATACAAGATGCTACATCCCACCTCCTCTCTTGTTGCCTCACCTGCGACCATCTCCGGCGCAGATCCGACCATCTCCGGCATAGTTGTGCACTGCCGTCTACCTCTAATGTTGTTCGGACCTCTATGACCCTGCTGCCATTATGCTCCGATATGGTATGTCTCCAGCCTTCAAGCTGATATGGTTTTCCAGCCTTTGAGTCGATATTGTGTTCCGACCTTCAAGCTGAAGCTATGTTTTGGTCTTCGTGCTATTCGACCTGTGTACCGTGTTCTGGCCTGTGTGTCGTTGTCATATCCCAGCTTGCATGCCATTGGCATATTTCGACCAGCGCACTGCCTTCCCGATCCATGTCGCGTTCGGTTTTTTGCCGTCAGATCCAACTCCACATCCGACTCATATTCATCTACTATTCCAGGTCACGATAACTGGATCAACGTCACGACCAGCTCACCAGTCTACTAGAGGGCGCCCCCGGGCCAGGGTATGTTTTCCATACTTATTCTCTACGCACTTCATTATTCTACTATTTATTCGGCTCCTTATATATTTTTAGgacctgcctcgagcatcggggtgcTAGGGACCGAGGCAATCCGATCGCTGTCTGCAGGTAGCGTTGAGCCTTCTGACGACTTGGACAACATAGAAGACAGCTTATCATACCTTCCCTGTCCGGATCATGGCAACTCGATCAACATTCCCACCACATCATTCCAATCATTCCGTCTTCTCAACTTTCAGACGGGATCATCAACTATTATAAAAAGATAGATATCAAAAGAATTACGATgataagaaataaatattttatatttttacatAACTCTACTTTTTACAACTATTCAACCCGAGGTTAAACTTGATCAAAtagatggacaatcactaatctCTTGgaggacaaaaaaaaaattaaccaggATAGGTAACATCAAGCTAACGTAATCGGTCTGATACTACGGAAGTTTTCCATCGACTATCAGGGTAAATCGAGAAACATATACAGTGGATGACCTAGGAGTCTAGCATCCCTTAGTTGCAAGtcccatttagagaaaaaaacTCCTGCAACTACATCGTAGAATCTCTTGGAGGACAAGATAGTAGATGAGGAATGATGTGGTGAATAGTTACGGGGGCTACGTGTATGAAGGGTAGGAGGGAGATTTTACTGTAGCCCATTTTTAGGGCTCGAGTGGTTCGCAGAAAGGACTCTCCGTTTTCTTCTCTGCACGAGCACCACCCACCTTTTTCACGCCGATGCCATCGGCTCCCCCTTGCCACCGCTTCCTCTCCCACGAGCAATCACCTCCTCTCTCCCATTCACACACACCGCCGCCCCACGCTGCTTCCGATGTCGCCTCTCCCTCTTCTCGTctactctctctttctctctctcttaaCAAAGAGGTCGATGGCGTCGCTGGCCAAGCGTcaaccctctctctctctctctctctctctctctctctctcttccacgACTAGGTCGTTTCTAGCGGCCGCTGGCTCCGCAGTCACCCCTATCACATCCAGTGGCCATCACTGCCTCTCACGCATGAGGTCGCCTCCGATGCCCTCTGGACCACTAAAGGATGCCCCCTAGGTCCGAATACATTTTTCATGCTTATTCTTCATGTACCTTATTATTCTACTATTTATTCGATTccttatatatttttagaatCTGTCTAGAGTATTAGGGTACCAGGGACCAGGGCAACCCGATCATTGTCTGTAGGTAACGTTGACCAGGttttctgacgacttggtcaacatataaGACAACTCATCATAGCTTCCCCTCCAGGTCATGACAACTCGATCAACATTTCAGCCACATATTTCGACCGTTCCACCTTCTCAGCATCCGAACGAGATCAATAAAGATATATTAAATAAATCAACTATAGATGACAAAAATTGAACAAAATTGCAAATTGATTCATAAGATTCAAATACATGTATATATTGTTCACTGAAAAGAAAACTATGCAAGAGCAAAGGTCCCTCGTGATTTACCCGCTTTCAAATAATATGGAGGGACCGACTTCATCTTTTGCTCCGACTCACAAACTAAAAAACATTTTGTGCATTTATCCACATATTGGCAATGATAGACATGTCCAGAGATCATTAGCTCGATCCTTAACTTCAAAATTCGTTTGGGGATCTCCAACTCAACCAAATGAAAGTTCATGTGGCACATCAAAACAATTTCAAGTTTAGACACATTGTCCTAATAGTTATGGGCACGAATATATATTCTCACACAAGTAAACAGTAAAAACTGGTACGAGGCATACTTAAAAATGAATGAAtgctcgatcgatcgatcgaataaTTATCATTTAATTATGCTTTTCTGTACATGACACAAAAGAGGCAGCAACATCTTAAACTACGTACTATGATGTGTTCAGTTTTGGATCACAAGTTGCAAGTGGACCTGGAAATAAACaatgaaatgaaaacatgtggACTCGCAGAGCAGCAACTAATTTCAAGTCCTAAACTAGCAATATCTCCCTCTACATGATATGATAAACTTTGCATGGGCAGGTTGGCCAATAAATTGCCACCACTTCCCCAGCTGAACACTCGCCATCTTTTCCCTGCCTATTTATGCTGCATCAACCTCCACTCCCTTGGCCAGGATCTCTTCAATGGCAGGGAGAGCTTCAAGAGTTCGACCAAGGAAGAAGAGCTCAGCCCAGCATTGGGTGGTGAGGAAGCTTAAGAAACTAGAGGGAATGGTCCCTGGATGCCAAGGTGGTGTCGGAGTTGAGGAACTCCTGCGGAGAACTGCAGAGCACATTGTGTTCCTAGAGCTGCAAGTTGCTGTGCTAAGCAATGTGTGCAAAACTGGATTGCTGGATCGCGGTTGATTTATGAGGTTAAATCAACCAGAATTCTGTTTCGACCCTTTTGGTTGGCCATTAACTGGTTGAACTGGTTAGTCTCATTAGTATAAAAACTTAATATTTTAACTGAGCTGCCCTTGAGGTTAGTGATGTATGTGTTTCCCAGTGGCCGTGTAATAATACATTGTTAAAATCCTTAAATCAAAATTGGCCTAACCATAATTTCTCTTCATACTTGCCTTCAACATGTTCTATGTTTGCCTTAATGATTGATTGGTTAATTTAAGGGTGTTTTTTCACATTAATTAGTGACTAATGAATTGATTAGTCATGGCTGAAATATTAAGaggtattttctttaaaaattgtcCTTCTATTGATATCTTGCCTTTAAGGTTGATTATCAAAATCATATGATCCAAACTAACCTAAAAAATCTGAATCCCAATTAGGATTTGAGGCTGGAATCATTCAGTTGGTGGTTACTCAACCAACTAGCTCTAATAGGTATAAATTAAAAGGTTGTGTTTGGAGTGGAGTGATGCATTCCTATTGAGAGTTGTCGCTCTGTTTGGTTGTGTATTTAGTGAATCAAAATGAAATCCAGTATTCTCTTTCTAAATGTAATCAAGATTCCAGGTTGTAGACCCCTGAATAAAACATTACAGGCCTAAAAAATACTCAGAAGAAACCCATCCCTCGCTCGATCCTATCCCACTCCACATGAAAAACTCATAAATCGACTGAAAAATATTTACTTGCTAAAACATTGGGTATTATGGGTGGTTCTTATAACCTCTCATCCATGTATAATTTACTTGTGCATCAAACTAATTGTGGATTAACCTCTCATCCATGCACTGTGGCCAATTACTTGGCTGTAAGTTATAGATGTATCTGATCTATGAACAAGCTTTGCAAGTTGTGAATGTGTTTGACATCAGGTTTTGTAAAAAATGTCATCCATACATATGTTCAATGGATACTTTATATCCATTTCATTCTATAATGCAACATAGGAATGGAATTAAACATTTCACTAAGGATTCCTCTCTAATCCAATCTCATTTCCATTCCCATTCTATTCTATTCTATTCTATTCTATTCACGCCTACAGAACAACCCAACCTACAGTCTTTAGTAGTTTAGTGGTAGGATGGGAACTCGTTGTTTCAATGTAGTTTCCATCTAAATTTTTAACGTAGTAGTAATCATAAAGAATCTGGTTCTGTGATCCTTCAATGTTCTCCTTAGGTAGGTTTTGATCCTCACATCCTAACCCTAAAATAGAACTCAAGGAAGCATGTATCTATCCCAGGTAATATGCCATCACGATGTGATGTAATCAATTGCATTAACACAATCTATTATCTGATCATCAAAATTTCTAAGCACAAGAAACAAATTGTATCTACCATAGACAAGATTATTAGGGTCATCAATTTGGGTGATATAATGAACAAAATTTCCAAATACATAATATACACACCAACTTACAGGTTATTAAGGACTTGATCAATAAAAATTATGATAAAGGGGTTTTGTATAAACCTCTCAGTAAAGAATAAAATTCAAATAAGCCTTTGTATCTACCTCTCAGTAAATTAACAATAACATATGGGAACAAAATATGAAATCCTGTTAAACATTGGAATGCTGGAGTATTTAGAAAGATAATCTGCTCTTTAACAACCAAGTCACGGACTCGGCCAGTATATACATGGCTAATAACACCATTAGTCAGGATTCAATATATGTGCGTTTTAACATTTTCTATAAATCATCTAAAACTCCCTTATGTTGACTAAAATTGATCTGGAAGATATAGAAGCATGAAATTATTTAACAAATCCCGACGATCCAATTAAAAGAAGTCTGCAAAATCTAGAAGGGGGTCCAAATTAAAGAAATCCCCAAGCACAGATCGGCAAGATATAGAAGTATGAAGAACAAAGCGATTGTGATCGAACTGAGAAAATACAAAGAGAGAAGAAGCGATTCGCACCTCGCCATTGTCGGACCAAGTGGGAAGGCGACAGGAACGAGACCAGCCGCTTCTGCAACGGGTGCAAAATGGAGGACGTCAAGCGCCACGTAGGCTGAGAAGGCAGGTCGGTTCTGAAAAAGGGGGCTGTTCGCGAATATTCCAGCTGTGGACATAACACGCGCTGTAAAGGCTCGGAGAGAGAGTGTTACAGCTGCGCATCATCACTGATCAGGGACGTCCATTTGGCCCATGGCCAGCTGTCTCCTCCGCTGCGACCGCACGGAATCATTCCGTGTGGTTCCACTGAAGCTGGCGCTCACTCCCCGATGCACCACGCGGTGGACTCCCGATCGGCGCGTGGGCCCCGCGAATTCAGCCATTGATACGGAAGGTGGCATGATGGGTGTTCCCGGGCACTCATAAGTGTAAAACAACGCGTATATCTCGATAAGATAGCATCATTAATGGCGACAAATTTACAAAAGAGACACTGAGCTCCGATCTTCTCCGCCGCCGGCGATTGGGAGCGGGCGGATTGCCGGAGAACCAGGATTTTGATTAATATGAACGAAGGAAAAATACTGCGAATAGAATCGCCAGGACAGAGTGGAAGTAGAATTAATAGTTTCCTTCTTTCTTGAAGAAAGAATCCATTGTGATTTTTATAAGAACCTAAATTTGAACAAAAATGTAGAAAGGAGCAGAGGGAAGGGATCTTTACAAGCTTTTGGAAGTTCTGGCGGTGGATCTGGGGTTGTAGCCGTAGTAGGAGAGGTACCACTTGACGAACTTCTTGAGGCCGACCTCCAGGTTGGTCGTTGGGTTGTAGCCGAGCTCGGCACGAGCAAAGCTGATGTTGGCATGGGTGAAGGGGACGTCGCCGTTGCCGGGCATCTCCACCTCGTTAATCGTCGCCTTCACCTTGAGGTGCTGCTCCAGGATGCGGACGAGAGCCGGCACGGTGACCGGCGATGTGTTGCCCAGGTTGAAGATGCGGAACTGGGCTGGACCGCGCTTGCTGCCGCCGCTGCCAGTGCTCTTGGACGCGGTGTCGAGGGAGGCGACGCAGCCCCTGACGATGTCGTCGATGTAGGTGAAGTCGCGGGCGAGGTCGGCCCTGTTCTTGCCGCGGTAGACGGTGATGGGCTTACCCTGGAGGATGTTGCGGGTGAAGGAGAAGTAGGCCATGTCGGGACGGCCCCAGGGCCCGTAGACGGTGAAGAAACGAAGGCCGGTGATGGAGAGGCCGTAGATGTGGTTGTAGGTGTGGGTGATCTCCTCGCCGGCTTTCTTGGTGGCGGCGTAGAGGGATGCAGGACGGTCTGTGCGGTCGGACTCCGAGAAGGGCACCTTCTCGTTGAGGCCGTACACCGACGAAGACGACGCCCAGACGATCGCCGGCTGCGGATCAGCGGACTTGCAGGCCTCGAGCAGGGCGACCAGACCAGCGATGTTGCTGTGGACGTAAGACGCCGGGTTCTCGATGGCGTAGCGGACGCCGGCCTGCGCCGCTAGGTGCATCACGTGGGTGAAGGGCACGACATCGAAGAGCCTGGAGAGGAGGCGGGCGTCGTTGATGTCTCCCTCCACCACGAACACGCCGTGGGACGCCAGGACCGCCTTGCGGGCCTTCTTCAGCGACGGATCGTAGTAGCTGTTGAAGTTATCCAGCCCGACGACGCCGTCGCCGCGCTTGCGGAGGGCCATAGACACGTGCGTGCCGACGAAGCCGGCGGCGCCGGTGAGGAGCACGGACTTGCCGCCGGCGCGGCGGGGGGTGGCGGACGTCCGGATCTGCATCTCCCACCGCATCCCGCCCCAAGAGGAGTTGAAGTAGCGGGAGGAAGAATCGACGAAGCTCTCGAAGCTGAG from Zingiber officinale cultivar Zhangliang chromosome 6B, Zo_v1.1, whole genome shotgun sequence carries:
- the LOC121989798 gene encoding UDP-glucuronate 4-epimerase 1-like; translated protein: MMRLNEDDMFPSTPGKVKIERAHSINRQFHRCFASTGTMFLWALFLIALTASYLSFESFVDSSSRYFNSSWGGMRWEMQIRTSATPRRAGGKSVLLTGAAGFVGTHVSMALRKRGDGVVGLDNFNSYYDPSLKKARKAVLASHGVFVVEGDINDARLLSRLFDVVPFTHVMHLAAQAGVRYAIENPASYVHSNIAGLVALLEACKSADPQPAIVWASSSSVYGLNEKVPFSESDRTDRPASLYAATKKAGEEITHTYNHIYGLSITGLRFFTVYGPWGRPDMAYFSFTRNILQGKPITVYRGKNRADLARDFTYIDDIVRGCVASLDTASKSTGSGGSKRGPAQFRIFNLGNTSPVTVPALVRILEQHLKVKATINEVEMPGNGDVPFTHANISFARAELGYNPTTNLEVGLKKFVKWYLSYYGYNPRSTARTSKSL